From the genome of Scytonema hofmannii PCC 7110, one region includes:
- a CDS encoding YqaE/Pmp3 family membrane protein: MKIVRFLLGLLVPPLGVFLTVGIGPTLFINVLLTLLGWLPGSIHAIWVIAKYEEKLNREGEIY; this comes from the coding sequence ATGAAAATAGTTCGTTTTCTTCTCGGTTTATTGGTGCCTCCTTTAGGTGTTTTTCTAACAGTTGGAATTGGTCCAACTTTGTTCATCAACGTTTTACTGACCCTTTTGGGCTGGCTTCCCGGTAGTATTCATGCAATCTGGGTGATTGCTAAGTATGAAGAGAAACTGAATAGAGAGGGAGAAATATATTAA
- a CDS encoding ParA family protein produces MIITLASFKGGVAKTTSAIHLACYFSKLGTTLLVDGDPNRSATGWAKRGELPFKVVDLLQASMHSRNFEHVVIDTAARPSREDLEALADGCNLLVLPTTPDALAMDALLQTVDTLKTLGSDRYRVLLTIIPPAPRQTGQQAREAHLSCVMGVVTQGKSQKISPNPPKNIPIN; encoded by the coding sequence ATGATTATTACCCTTGCTAGTTTTAAAGGAGGTGTGGCAAAGACAACCAGCGCCATACACCTTGCCTGCTATTTTTCTAAGCTTGGAACCACATTATTAGTTGATGGCGATCCAAATCGTAGCGCTACGGGTTGGGCGAAAAGAGGGGAGTTACCTTTTAAAGTGGTGGATTTACTGCAAGCGAGTATGCACAGCCGCAACTTTGAACACGTAGTCATAGACACAGCTGCCAGACCTAGCCGGGAAGATTTAGAAGCACTGGCGGACGGATGTAATCTGTTAGTCCTGCCCACAACTCCAGATGCACTGGCAATGGATGCCCTCCTGCAAACTGTGGATACACTAAAAACATTGGGGAGCGATCGCTATCGGGTGTTACTCACAATCATCCCTCCAGCACCAAGGCAGACGGGTCAACAGGCAAGGGAAGCACATTTGAGTTGTGTTATGGGCGTAGTTACCCAAGGAAAAAGTCAGAAAATAAGTCCTAATCCACCAAAAAACATCCCAATCAATTGA
- a CDS encoding four helix bundle protein — translation MAVYQMAFNAAMKIFVLSKQFPVEERYSLTDQIRRSSRSVCANLAEAWRKRRYEAAFLAKLNESEAEAAETQTWLKFAIKCDYLDVEAGRELYGTYNQVLGILVTIINNPSPWVLKR, via the coding sequence TTGGCAGTTTACCAGATGGCTTTTAATGCTGCTATGAAAATCTTTGTACTATCAAAGCAGTTTCCGGTCGAAGAACGGTACTCCTTGACTGACCAAATTCGTCGGTCTTCACGTTCTGTTTGTGCTAATCTTGCTGAGGCATGGAGAAAACGGCGTTATGAAGCAGCTTTTCTAGCTAAGCTAAACGAGTCGGAAGCAGAAGCTGCAGAAACTCAAACATGGCTCAAATTTGCTATCAAATGCGATTATTTAGATGTTGAGGCAGGTCGAGAACTTTATGGAACTTACAACCAGGTTTTGGGCATCCTCGTCACCATCATCAATAATCCTTCACCTTGGGTTTTGAAGCGCTAA
- the tnpA gene encoding IS200/IS605 family transposase: MAKLSKEDHDYRRTENSVSSINYHFVFVPKRRRPVLVTDVARRLQEIIFELVQEHNWRLIALEIQPDHVHMFINAPTDEAPSQIAKWVKGRASHHLRKEFPELLKLPALWTPTYFVASTGQVSTEVVKKYIENQRGK; the protein is encoded by the coding sequence ATGGCAAAGCTCTCAAAAGAAGACCATGACTACAGAAGAACGGAGAATTCCGTGTCCTCAATCAATTATCATTTTGTATTTGTACCAAAACGACGAAGACCCGTATTGGTCACCGATGTGGCAAGAAGACTGCAAGAAATTATTTTTGAACTAGTGCAAGAACACAACTGGAGACTCATTGCATTAGAAATTCAACCCGACCACGTGCATATGTTTATTAATGCACCTACAGATGAAGCGCCTTCACAGATTGCTAAATGGGTTAAAGGTAGAGCATCCCATCATCTAAGAAAAGAATTTCCAGAACTTTTAAAACTACCTGCTTTGTGGACTCCAACCTACTTTGTAGCGTCAACAGGTCAAGTTAGCACAGAGGTAGTTAAAAAGTACATTGAGAACCAGCGTGGGAAGTGA
- a CDS encoding 2Fe-2S iron-sulfur cluster-binding protein: MAVYKVRLINSNIGLDRIIEVPDDQYILDIAEDAGIRLPSGCKQGECSACVAKLVTGEVDQSEQKFLRPNEIERGYTITCVAYPLSDCTLETHQEEVLYKLSLYFKNIT; the protein is encoded by the coding sequence ATGGCAGTTTATAAAGTTCGACTGATCAATTCTAATATTGGCTTAGATCGCATTATCGAAGTACCGGATGACCAATATATTCTGGATATAGCAGAAGACGCGGGTATCCGCTTACCATCTGGATGCAAGCAGGGAGAATGTTCAGCCTGCGTTGCTAAGCTTGTAACTGGAGAAGTCGATCAAAGCGAGCAAAAGTTTTTGCGTCCGAATGAAATAGAGAGGGGTTACACCATAACTTGTGTTGCGTATCCCTTATCTGATTGTACTTTAGAAACTCATCAAGAAGAAGTTTTGTATAAATTGTCTCTTTACTTTAAAAATATTACATAG
- a CDS encoding CARDB domain-containing protein, producing MSVSWTVKNQGSYRSEANWVDRIYISSDQSWDDSDTYVYGVSIDEQTPLEANNGNDSTYSIKNKVITIPTTMTGERYLLFITDATGNPRDLIGNQSESNETNNTYAVPIEIEAPDLTVKEAGRPNPGTTTWTATWGEEIPVFWTVENTSDAAAPANWYDRVYISSDDKLNGDTLLYSEFIDTHTPLAGLASYNINNKLITIPKYDSYIRGNQYLLFVTDANQDQGETNEAKGLLETNNVKPVPIFIAAPDLVVESVTAVPSTSAQFGQTIDVTYFVSNAGDPGSSTVASRWTDRIWLSKGSTLDSPRIELTSVSVERDTPLNSGTSYSKTVTVPLPLNPQFSNGTYYIWVETDTSYNQVEFNENNNKFSQPINLTLPTIPDLQVTSVVTPFEGLSGQKLEIVWTIYNGGDKDATGVWHDNVYLSKDGSIGNGDFYASFSFEGTIQAGKPIERRQFIDLPIDLEGDRWVVVKTDAGGDVYEHGQESNNTRISSNPIDIRKSDFPNLKVSSVTARTDSAFSGQKITIDWVVENTGTGSTSAPIWYDAVFLSLNGQETYLGQTSNFSYLDKYGSGIHSYNNSLEVTLPDNIEGNNYYFVVKTDYYDNVYEYQNEDDNFRSTESPTNIELTPPPDLQPTVNEHSPVFSGQRMTLNWTVVNNGPGKTSQHSWYDEVYMSADPYLGNGDEEYFLGSRYHYGDLDVYDANSTNGATSSYTTSLDVTLPIGVSGNFYFIVRTDAGNQVLEFAGDANNIVAQPTPTTVNLTPPPDLEVELVDVPTQALASHALTIDYRVTNNGSTATPNYSWVDAFYLSEDANFNSSTDRLLGEIRHHGSLDIDEPNKWYDGSATFTLPDGLSGTFHVFVVTDQHNDVFELNNHNNVNNYDNVGNNVGVVTVSSRPADLVVSAIDVPTTLEAGIASRIKWTVANTGTGDTAVRAWTDKIIASGDPNLGNDDDVVLGSFYHSDTLSLIDGTYRSGLLNPGDFYERNELVTIPFTMSGQYHLFVVTDANAQVYEANALGNNYKSQLITVNRDTPDLQVTGVNATPSVSSTDKLAVNWTVKNFGIGRTNAYSWYDSVYLSTDTQLNFQQDIYLGQVFHSGALDQFGSYDGSGTFNLPIDLKGNYHVIVRTDNSANSEYNDRVLEGSLENNNDKATNNTTAITLGEVPNLVVESVDAPIDAISSQLFNLTWTVRNDGAATGYKRWYDAIYLSRDQNFDRSSDIYLDYRYRVGGLAAGETYTQQNQLFKIPSGLSGPFYVFVVADGGNEVYERGGEGNTVGNNLNYDRNSVQVSLPNPTDLSVGTITVPVNAVPGLDATISYTINNLGPNAAQGIWYDSIYLSADDKWDINDTFFGRSQAPVSYVAAPGNDYSYYDNSITAPLPGVVPGDYHVIVKSDIRNAIVENDENNNIGGSLDKVSIDVESLQLDVSKTGTLFQGQSVYYKIDVDRAFYQTRLDLTATKGIYVDVVAGIDIATGQAFWELTSIDPTTGVEPTNPLQGFLPPNITKPEGDGFVSYSVKPKSSVENGAVIDAQARIIFDINEPIDTPAIFNTIDKSKPTSTVSALPSATNDTSFSVSWSGSDNTDGSALAGFTIYVSDNGGAFVPWLENTTLTEATFTGNAGQSYAFYSRARDNAGNTEDAPQSVQTSITINDDTDDVLPMTRIGIPGRDILIGRNGNDILNGRKGNDLLIGGALNDTLIGGTGRDTLDGGTGDDTLLGGSGNDTLIGGFGNDVLTGGAGADIFVLNNPNTGVDSITDFSVVDDTLRVSAAGFGGALAVGEAITSSQFLIGSGAVAATNSSQRFIYNTTTGALFFDADGNQTAFGVVQVAMLSNKPTIGTSDIFVTT from the coding sequence ATGTCAGTGAGTTGGACTGTGAAAAACCAAGGAAGTTACCGATCTGAAGCTAACTGGGTAGACCGCATCTATATTTCTAGTGACCAATCGTGGGATGATAGCGATACATATGTATACGGTGTATCTATTGACGAGCAAACACCTCTAGAGGCAAATAATGGTAATGACAGCACTTACAGCATTAAAAACAAAGTTATTACCATACCTACCACAATGACTGGAGAGCGGTATCTGCTGTTTATCACAGATGCAACTGGTAACCCAAGAGATCTGATTGGTAATCAAAGTGAGAGTAATGAAACTAACAATACATACGCAGTTCCTATTGAAATTGAAGCACCGGATTTGACGGTAAAAGAGGCTGGAAGACCAAATCCAGGTACAACCACTTGGACAGCTACTTGGGGTGAGGAAATACCAGTTTTTTGGACTGTCGAAAATACAAGTGATGCTGCCGCTCCAGCTAATTGGTATGACCGCGTATATATTTCAAGTGATGACAAGCTTAATGGAGACACTCTTTTATACAGTGAATTCATTGACACTCACACACCTCTAGCTGGTCTTGCAAGTTACAATATCAACAACAAACTGATTACCATACCTAAGTATGATAGCTACATCAGAGGAAATCAGTACTTACTGTTTGTAACAGACGCAAATCAAGACCAAGGAGAAACGAATGAAGCTAAAGGTCTATTGGAAACCAACAATGTAAAACCAGTACCGATTTTTATAGCTGCACCAGACCTTGTGGTTGAATCGGTGACTGCTGTTCCATCAACCTCTGCCCAATTTGGTCAAACCATTGATGTTACTTACTTTGTCAGTAATGCTGGCGATCCTGGTTCATCAACTGTTGCTTCGAGGTGGACAGATCGGATTTGGCTTAGCAAAGGATCAACGCTTGACAGCCCTAGAATTGAGTTGACATCTGTATCGGTAGAGAGAGATACACCGTTAAATTCTGGTACTTCTTATTCCAAAACAGTTACCGTACCTTTACCATTAAATCCGCAGTTCTCCAACGGGACTTACTATATTTGGGTGGAGACAGATACTTCATACAATCAAGTGGAATTTAATGAAAACAACAACAAATTCAGCCAACCAATTAACCTGACATTACCGACCATACCCGATTTGCAGGTCACTAGTGTTGTGACTCCGTTTGAGGGACTATCCGGACAAAAACTGGAAATTGTATGGACAATCTACAACGGAGGGGATAAAGATGCCACTGGAGTATGGCACGATAACGTTTATCTGTCGAAAGACGGAAGTATCGGAAACGGCGATTTTTATGCATCTTTTTCCTTTGAAGGAACAATTCAAGCAGGCAAGCCAATTGAGCGCAGACAGTTCATTGACTTGCCTATCGATCTAGAAGGCGATCGTTGGGTAGTTGTTAAGACGGATGCTGGTGGCGATGTCTACGAACACGGTCAAGAGAGCAACAATACTCGTATTTCCTCCAATCCTATCGACATTCGCAAGAGTGATTTTCCGAACCTGAAAGTATCCAGCGTTACTGCTCGAACCGATTCAGCTTTCTCCGGTCAGAAAATTACTATTGATTGGGTAGTAGAAAACACAGGAACTGGCTCAACTAGCGCTCCAATTTGGTATGACGCCGTTTTCCTGTCTTTAAACGGTCAAGAAACATACCTGGGTCAAACTTCTAACTTTAGCTACTTGGATAAATATGGTAGCGGCATACACAGCTATAACAATAGTTTAGAGGTTACCTTGCCTGATAATATTGAGGGCAACAACTACTACTTTGTTGTTAAAACTGATTACTACGATAATGTCTACGAATATCAAAACGAGGATGACAATTTTCGGAGCACAGAATCACCCACCAACATTGAACTGACTCCACCGCCAGACTTACAGCCGACTGTCAACGAACATTCCCCAGTGTTCTCAGGTCAGAGGATGACCCTGAATTGGACTGTTGTCAATAATGGTCCTGGCAAAACCTCTCAGCACAGCTGGTATGACGAAGTTTATATGTCAGCTGACCCCTACCTGGGCAATGGCGATGAGGAGTACTTCCTGGGTTCTCGTTACCACTACGGCGACCTTGATGTTTATGATGCTAACAGCACTAATGGAGCTACTAGCAGCTACACCACTAGTTTGGATGTCACTTTGCCAATAGGAGTGAGTGGAAATTTCTACTTCATTGTTAGAACTGACGCTGGCAATCAGGTTTTGGAATTTGCGGGCGACGCCAATAACATTGTTGCCCAACCTACACCTACTACTGTTAATCTCACACCACCGCCAGACTTGGAAGTCGAGTTGGTAGACGTTCCAACTCAAGCTTTGGCTAGCCATGCCCTGACCATTGATTACCGTGTTACCAACAATGGCTCAACCGCTACTCCCAACTATTCTTGGGTTGATGCTTTCTATCTATCAGAGGATGCTAATTTCAACTCCAGCACGGATAGGTTATTGGGTGAAATTAGGCATCATGGCAGCTTAGACATAGATGAACCCAACAAATGGTATGACGGCTCTGCTACCTTTACTCTACCTGATGGGCTGAGTGGTACTTTCCACGTCTTTGTTGTGACTGACCAGCACAATGACGTTTTTGAACTGAATAATCACAACAATGTTAATAATTACGACAATGTTGGTAACAATGTCGGAGTCGTTACAGTTTCATCACGTCCCGCAGATTTGGTAGTTTCGGCGATCGATGTTCCCACAACTCTTGAGGCAGGCATTGCGAGCCGTATCAAATGGACTGTTGCTAACACTGGAACTGGTGACACTGCTGTCAGAGCTTGGACTGACAAAATAATTGCGTCTGGTGATCCGAATTTAGGCAACGACGATGACGTTGTTTTAGGTTCTTTCTACCACAGCGATACATTAAGTTTGATAGACGGTACTTACCGAAGTGGTTTGTTGAACCCTGGGGATTTCTACGAACGCAACGAACTGGTTACCATTCCCTTCACCATGTCAGGTCAGTACCATTTGTTTGTTGTGACTGATGCTAACGCTCAGGTCTATGAAGCAAATGCTCTTGGCAATAACTATAAATCCCAATTAATTACCGTCAATCGAGACACTCCCGATTTGCAAGTGACTGGAGTTAATGCGACACCTTCTGTATCATCAACAGACAAGCTCGCTGTTAATTGGACGGTGAAAAACTTCGGAATTGGTCGCACCAATGCCTACTCCTGGTACGACAGCGTTTACCTTTCTACCGACACCCAACTCAACTTTCAACAAGACATTTACTTGGGACAAGTTTTCCATTCTGGTGCTCTAGACCAATTTGGCTCTTATGACGGTTCTGGTACCTTTAACCTGCCAATAGACCTTAAGGGTAATTATCACGTCATTGTCCGCACAGATAACAGTGCCAATAGTGAGTATAATGATCGGGTTTTGGAAGGTTCTTTAGAAAACAACAACGACAAAGCAACCAACAACACCACTGCTATTACCCTGGGTGAAGTTCCTAATTTGGTGGTGGAAAGTGTTGATGCACCCATTGATGCTATTAGCAGTCAGCTATTTAATCTCACTTGGACTGTCCGCAACGATGGTGCTGCTACTGGCTACAAGCGTTGGTACGATGCCATCTACCTTTCTCGCGACCAAAATTTTGACCGCAGTAGCGATATCTACCTCGACTACCGATACCGTGTTGGCGGTTTAGCAGCAGGGGAGACGTACACGCAACAAAACCAACTGTTCAAAATCCCATCTGGGTTGTCTGGTCCATTCTACGTCTTTGTTGTTGCTGATGGTGGCAATGAGGTATACGAGCGCGGTGGAGAAGGCAACACGGTGGGCAACAATTTGAATTATGACCGGAACTCCGTGCAGGTGAGTTTGCCGAACCCTACTGACTTGAGTGTCGGTACTATCACTGTCCCTGTCAATGCCGTTCCTGGGCTTGATGCCACCATCAGTTACACGATTAATAACTTGGGACCAAATGCGGCTCAAGGTATTTGGTATGACTCAATCTACCTTTCTGCTGATGATAAGTGGGATATAAATGATACTTTCTTTGGACGTAGCCAAGCGCCAGTAAGCTACGTAGCTGCTCCTGGCAATGACTACAGCTATTATGACAATAGTATAACGGCTCCCTTACCTGGTGTAGTCCCTGGCGACTATCACGTTATTGTCAAGAGCGATATTCGCAACGCCATTGTAGAAAACGATGAAAATAACAACATTGGTGGTTCTTTAGACAAAGTATCAATTGATGTCGAGTCACTGCAATTGGATGTCTCAAAAACTGGAACGCTCTTCCAAGGACAATCTGTCTACTATAAGATTGATGTCGACCGAGCTTTCTATCAAACCCGCCTGGACTTAACTGCTACTAAAGGAATCTACGTAGATGTCGTCGCGGGTATTGATATTGCTACAGGGCAAGCGTTCTGGGAACTGACATCCATAGACCCCACCACTGGAGTAGAGCCAACCAATCCCTTGCAAGGTTTCTTGCCACCCAACATCACCAAACCTGAAGGTGACGGCTTTGTCAGCTACTCCGTAAAACCCAAATCGAGTGTTGAGAACGGTGCAGTTATTGACGCTCAAGCACGCATTATCTTCGATATTAACGAACCCATTGACACACCAGCAATTTTTAACACCATTGACAAGAGTAAACCTACAAGCACTGTCAGCGCATTGCCAAGTGCGACTAACGACACCAGTTTCTCAGTCAGTTGGTCTGGTAGTGACAATACGGATGGGTCAGCTTTGGCTGGTTTTACTATTTACGTCTCAGACAATGGCGGAGCATTTGTTCCTTGGCTGGAAAACACTACTCTCACCGAAGCTACATTCACTGGCAATGCTGGTCAAAGCTACGCCTTCTACAGCCGTGCCCGTGACAACGCGGGCAATACTGAAGATGCTCCTCAGAGCGTTCAGACATCCATCACCATTAATGACGACACAGATGATGTTCTTCCGATGACCCGAATTGGGATTCCTGGCAGAGATATTCTCATTGGAAGGAATGGTAACGACATCCTCAATGGTAGAAAGGGCAATGACTTGCTGATAGGTGGTGCTCTTAACGATACCCTCATTGGCGGTACGGGAAGAGATACTCTTGATGGTGGCACTGGAGATGACACCTTGCTTGGGGGATCGGGCAATGACACCCTCATTGGCGGTTTTGGCAATGACGTACTTACTGGTGGTGCTGGCGCTGATATCTTCGTTCTCAACAACCCAAACACTGGAGTTGATAGCATTACCGACTTCTCGGTAGTTGATGATACACTCCGTGTTTCTGCTGCTGGTTTCGGTGGTGCGTTAGCTGTAGGGGAAGCCATTACCTCAAGTCAATTTCTCATCGGTAGCGGTGCAGTAGCAGCAACTAACTCTAGTCAGCGATTTATCTACAACACTACTACAGGTGCTCTGTTCTTTGATGCCGATGGTAACCAGACTGCATTTGGGGTGGTACAGGTAGCGATGCTATCAAATAAACCAACAATTGGCACTAGTGACATTTTTGTCACCACTTGA
- a CDS encoding glycosyltransferase: MEKSISIIMTVYNRERYLASAIKSVLIQTCPDFELLIWDDGSTDRSVEIARYFAQIDPRVRVVAAARQGRARSLKAAIAQTTCPNFGWVDSDDLLAPTALEETLAVLADSPEIGMVYTDYQVINERNKIMGYGQRCRIPYSKEQLLVDFMIFHFRLQRRSVYEQVGGINEQFELAQDYDLCLRLSEVTEIEHLAKPLYYYRRHSESASHQKRVEQILAARDAINLALERRGLNERYELDVEIVGRYCLRPKG, from the coding sequence ATGGAAAAATCGATTTCTATCATCATGACGGTCTACAATCGGGAGCGCTATCTTGCCTCCGCAATTAAGAGTGTCTTAATCCAAACTTGCCCCGACTTTGAACTGTTAATTTGGGATGATGGTTCCACTGACCGTTCTGTTGAAATCGCTCGTTATTTTGCTCAAATCGATCCACGGGTGCGTGTAGTAGCAGCAGCTCGTCAAGGGCGAGCACGCTCTTTGAAGGCGGCGATCGCACAAACAACTTGCCCCAACTTTGGGTGGGTAGACAGTGATGACTTATTGGCACCGACTGCCTTAGAGGAAACGCTTGCTGTGTTGGCTGATAGCCCAGAAATTGGAATGGTCTACACCGACTATCAGGTCATCAATGAACGCAACAAAATCATGGGATACGGACAGCGCTGTCGCATTCCCTATTCTAAAGAGCAATTGTTGGTTGATTTTATGATTTTCCACTTCCGGCTACAGCGTCGATCTGTCTACGAGCAAGTGGGCGGCATCAACGAGCAATTTGAACTAGCTCAAGACTATGACTTGTGTTTGCGACTATCTGAAGTGACGGAGATAGAACACTTAGCAAAACCCCTCTACTACTATCGGCGACACTCTGAGAGTGCGTCCCATCAAAAGCGAGTTGAGCAAATACTGGCAGCGCGGGATGCGATAAACCTTGCTCTAGAACGTCGGGGGCTGAACGAGCGTTATGAATTAGATGTGGAGATTGTGGGACGGTACTGTTTGCGTCCAAAAGGATAA
- a CDS encoding PEP-CTERM sorting domain-containing protein (PEP-CTERM proteins occur, often in large numbers, in the proteomes of bacteria that also encode an exosortase, a predicted intramembrane cysteine proteinase. The presence of a PEP-CTERM domain at a protein's C-terminus predicts cleavage within the sorting domain, followed by covalent anchoring to some some component of the (usually Gram-negative) cell surface. Many PEP-CTERM proteins exhibit an unusual sequence composition that includes large numbers of potential glycosylation sites. Expression of one such protein has been shown restore the ability of a bacterium to form floc, a type of biofilm.) produces MRKSYKYSKTVTVNTVAPTLFNFDFIGIDRLKFTSSGGTYAGVGGRGEQIALDNFTFNTTKSVPEPISVLGLLTFGALGATCALKRKR; encoded by the coding sequence GTGCGTAAGTCCTATAAGTATTCAAAAACAGTAACCGTAAATACTGTAGCTCCTACATTGTTTAACTTCGACTTCATTGGCATTGATCGGCTGAAGTTTACTTCATCTGGTGGGACTTATGCAGGTGTTGGAGGTCGTGGAGAACAAATTGCTCTAGACAACTTCACTTTTAATACAACAAAGTCTGTACCTGAACCTATCTCTGTTTTAGGTTTGTTAACCTTTGGTGCTCTTGGTGCTACTTGTGCTTTAAAACGCAAGCGGTAA
- a CDS encoding phage holin family protein — protein MGIFLTALATALSLLIVDLVVPGVNIANFPSAMIAAVVIGLINGSVKPVLSTLSLPLNLVTLGAFSLVVNGICFALSAFLVPGFSVHGIIAFLLGPVVLSFANTFINNYFVEKDLSLKSSEDKTKAELPSS, from the coding sequence ATGGGTATCTTTCTAACCGCACTTGCTACAGCTTTGAGTCTGCTAATTGTCGATCTAGTCGTTCCTGGTGTGAACATAGCTAATTTTCCATCTGCTATGATTGCTGCTGTAGTGATTGGTTTAATCAACGGTTCAGTTAAGCCAGTGCTATCAACTCTCTCTCTTCCTCTTAACCTTGTAACCTTGGGCGCGTTTTCACTCGTTGTTAATGGCATCTGTTTTGCTTTATCTGCATTCTTAGTTCCAGGGTTTAGCGTTCATGGAATCATTGCTTTTCTTTTAGGTCCGGTAGTTCTTTCTTTTGCTAATACCTTCATCAACAATTACTTTGTTGAAAAAGACCTGTCTTTGAAGAGCAGTGAAGACAAAACAAAGGCTGAATTACCATCCAGCTAG
- a CDS encoding RNA-guided endonuclease InsQ/TnpB family protein — translation MYKTLPVKARFTDIEQAFWLDQCQHANSLINCALYHVRQTHYSRLEESGNAFTTYWKGDELRHGWKTYRCNTTYPELDKILKDNPHYKALAAQAAQQTLKSIGESITSYNGLVNAYYRGEVDKPSLPQYRKSGGLAAVTFPRQALTYKNGCFYPSISRETKPHLLAEIALPLPEFIDSDWVKEVTVRPCYGQFWINWVIDDGKQIIEMNPNLVYTQAWSFDHGGNNWLTGVSTLGQSLIIDGRKLRSMNQGYCRLVAKYKQGKSDFYWDSNLDRIQRKRNNQMRDAINKAARFIINRCLADGVGNLIIGWNEGQKNGSDMGKRGNQNFVPIPTGRLIERLKQLCPEYGIVLTITEESYTSKSSFLDDDLLPTFGEKPNGWKPSGERIERGLYKTFLGFVINADCNGAANIMRKVATQLGLVLVKVGRAVLSLPHRYDLFRDLKNSFRNSLRSASLDHVATSI, via the coding sequence GTGTACAAAACTTTACCAGTTAAAGCAAGGTTTACAGATATTGAACAAGCGTTTTGGCTAGACCAGTGCCAACACGCTAACAGTTTGATTAATTGCGCTCTTTATCATGTTCGTCAAACTCATTATTCAAGACTTGAAGAGTCGGGTAATGCTTTCACGACCTACTGGAAAGGTGATGAATTACGCCACGGATGGAAAACCTACAGATGCAATACTACTTATCCAGAACTTGATAAAATTCTCAAAGACAATCCACATTACAAGGCTTTGGCTGCACAGGCTGCACAGCAAACATTGAAATCTATTGGTGAGTCAATTACTTCTTACAACGGACTTGTTAATGCTTATTACAGAGGTGAGGTTGATAAACCATCGTTACCACAATATAGAAAAAGCGGTGGACTGGCGGCAGTTACGTTCCCAAGGCAAGCACTTACTTACAAAAATGGTTGTTTTTATCCTTCGATTAGTAGAGAAACTAAACCACATTTGTTAGCTGAAATTGCTTTACCATTACCAGAATTCATTGATTCAGATTGGGTGAAGGAAGTGACAGTTCGTCCTTGTTACGGTCAGTTTTGGATTAATTGGGTAATTGATGATGGCAAGCAAATAATTGAGATGAATCCCAATCTTGTTTACACGCAAGCTTGGAGTTTTGACCACGGTGGAAATAATTGGTTAACAGGTGTTTCAACACTTGGGCAGAGCTTAATTATTGATGGTAGAAAGTTACGTTCAATGAATCAGGGTTACTGCCGTCTTGTTGCCAAATATAAGCAAGGGAAGTCAGATTTTTACTGGGACTCTAACCTTGATAGGATTCAACGCAAACGCAATAACCAGATGAGAGATGCCATTAATAAAGCAGCTAGGTTTATTATTAATCGATGCCTCGCTGATGGTGTGGGAAATCTTATTATTGGTTGGAATGAGGGACAGAAGAATGGTTCTGATATGGGCAAGCGTGGCAATCAAAATTTTGTACCCATTCCAACGGGTAGATTGATTGAACGTCTTAAACAACTTTGTCCAGAGTACGGAATTGTTTTAACAATTACCGAAGAGAGCTACACATCCAAGAGTTCATTTCTTGATGATGACTTGCTACCTACATTTGGTGAGAAACCCAACGGATGGAAGCCATCAGGTGAAAGAATTGAACGTGGTCTTTACAAAACCTTTCTTGGTTTTGTAATCAATGCTGACTGCAACGGCGCAGCCAACATCATGCGTAAAGTAGCCACACAGCTAGGACTTGTCTTAGTTAAGGTGGGTAGGGCAGTTTTGAGTCTGCCACATCGGTATGACTTGTTCCGCGATCTAAAGAATTCATTTCGCAATTCGTTGCGAAGTGCGTCTTTAGACCACGTAGCAACATCCATTTAG